A stretch of the Capsicum annuum cultivar UCD-10X-F1 chromosome 10, UCD10Xv1.1, whole genome shotgun sequence genome encodes the following:
- the LOC124887837 gene encoding uncharacterized protein LOC124887837 — translation MAGALRGSRVRQEEREDRLRVEFWNRGTLQGSDRRRTGVGILVDEELRGAYVPQVGLEEEVKVRFGEALDEVVSSVPSSEKIVIAGDFNGHIGVLLRGFDDVHGGFDFGVRNDEGAALLDFTRAFGLVW, via the exons ATGGCTGGTGCGCTTAGGGGTAGTAGAGTTAGGCAAGAGGAGAGagaagataggttgagggtagaGTTTTGGAATAGAggaacccttcagg GAAGTGACAGGCGTCGGACTGGAGTGGGGATCTTAGTCGATGAGGAGCTTAGAGG TGCTTATGTGCCGCAGGTGGGCTTGGAGGAGGAGGTGAAAGTGAGGTTTGGAGAGGCTTTGGACGAGGTGGTGAGtagcgtgcctagttcggagaagattgtcatAGCGGGGGACTTTAATGGGCACATTGGAGTTTTGCTGAGAGGTTTTgacgatgtgcatggaggttttgaTTTCGGTGTTAGAAATGATGAGGGAGCTGCTCTATTGGATTTtacgagggcctttgggctggtgtgGTGA